The Eubacteriaceae bacterium Marseille-Q4139 genome has a window encoding:
- the gdhA gene encoding NADP-specific glutamate dehydrogenase, whose translation MSKYVDRVLAELKEKNANEPEFLQTAEEVLTSLGPVVDAHPEYEKAALLERMVEPERTVEFRVVWVDDNGQTHVNRGYRVQFNGAIGPYKGGLRFHPSVNLSIMKFLGFEQTFKNSLTTLPMGGAKGGSDFDPRGKSDAEVMRFCQAFMTELQRHIGPDVDIPAGDLGVGAREIGYLYGQYRRIRGAFENGTITGKGLSFGGSLIRPEATGFGAVYYLEAVLKHENDTLAGKTVSLAGFGNVAWGAATKLAELGAKAVTLSGPDGYIYDPDGITTKEKLDYMLEMRASGRDRVQDYADKFGCKFVPNDKPWGEKVDIVMPCATQNDVNMEQAKRIVANNIKYYIEVANMPTTNDALKFLMEQENMVVAPSKAVNAGGVLVSGLEMSQNSERYSWTAEEVDAKLHQIMTGIHDGSAEAAEKYGLGYNLVAGANIVGFQKVADAMMAQGIAW comes from the coding sequence ATGAGCAAGTATGTTGACAGAGTATTGGCGGAGTTAAAGGAAAAAAACGCTAATGAGCCTGAATTCCTTCAGACAGCAGAGGAAGTTTTAACTTCTTTAGGCCCGGTTGTAGATGCACATCCGGAATATGAAAAAGCAGCTCTCCTTGAGAGAATGGTAGAGCCGGAGAGAACCGTAGAGTTCCGTGTCGTATGGGTAGATGACAATGGTCAGACTCATGTAAACCGCGGATACCGCGTTCAGTTCAACGGCGCTATCGGACCGTACAAGGGAGGCTTACGTTTCCATCCGTCCGTAAATCTGTCCATCATGAAGTTCTTAGGATTTGAGCAGACATTCAAGAACAGCCTTACAACTCTTCCGATGGGCGGTGCAAAGGGTGGTTCTGACTTTGACCCGAGAGGAAAGAGCGACGCAGAAGTAATGAGATTCTGCCAGGCATTCATGACTGAGTTACAGCGCCACATCGGTCCGGACGTAGATATCCCGGCTGGTGACCTTGGCGTAGGCGCACGCGAGATCGGCTATCTGTATGGCCAGTACCGCCGCATCAGAGGTGCTTTCGAGAACGGCACAATCACAGGTAAGGGACTTTCCTTCGGTGGTTCCCTGATCCGTCCGGAAGCTACTGGTTTCGGTGCTGTTTACTATCTGGAAGCAGTTCTGAAACATGAGAATGACACACTTGCTGGCAAGACCGTTTCCCTGGCTGGTTTCGGTAACGTAGCATGGGGCGCAGCTACCAAGCTTGCTGAGCTTGGCGCTAAGGCTGTTACTCTGTCCGGACCGGATGGATACATCTATGATCCGGATGGAATCACAACGAAAGAGAAACTCGACTACATGCTCGAAATGAGAGCAAGCGGACGCGACCGCGTTCAGGACTACGCTGACAAATTCGGCTGCAAGTTCGTTCCGAACGACAAACCGTGGGGCGAGAAGGTTGATATCGTAATGCCGTGCGCTACTCAGAACGATGTCAACATGGAGCAGGCGAAGAGAATCGTTGCCAACAACATCAAATACTACATCGAAGTTGCTAACATGCCGACAACCAACGACGCTCTGAAGTTCTTAATGGAGCAGGAGAACATGGTTGTTGCTCCGTCCAAGGCAGTTAACGCCGGCGGTGTTCTTGTATCCGGTCTTGAGATGAGCCAGAACAGCGAGAGATACTCCTGGACAGCAGAAGAGGTTGACGCTAAGCTGCATCAGATCATGACAGGTATCCATGACGGCTCCGCAGAAGCTGCTGAGAAGTACGGCCTTGGCTACAACCTGGTTGCTGGTGCTAACATCGTTGGCTTCCAGAAGGTTGCTGATGCTATGATGGCACAGGGCATTGCCTGGTAA
- a CDS encoding hydroxyacid dehydrogenase has protein sequence MAFTVFYTVQISDVATKIFEAAGGKAVVTNHFFDEAGYVEELKALKPEAIMCRTEPVTAAMMDAAGPNLKVIGKQGAGLDNIDIPAATERGIRVVYAPGQNAQSVAEQAAFLMLACARRYQYVDKQFRSGNYKVRFGLENTYELQGKTLGLVGCGRIGRMLATIAKCGFGMNVIGYDPFLKQDQLGDLITLVENQDEVFKQADFISLHTPLTPETEHSIGMREFKLMKPTASFINASRGEVVNEAELIQAMQENVINCAGLDVTEKEPLPLDSPLYSLDNVILTPHTAATTEQSVIRCCETVAEDICAVLEGKDAKFAANKF, from the coding sequence ATGGCATTTACAGTTTTTTACACAGTGCAGATCAGCGACGTTGCCACAAAGATTTTTGAGGCAGCCGGCGGAAAAGCTGTTGTAACCAACCATTTCTTTGACGAGGCAGGCTACGTCGAGGAATTGAAGGCGCTGAAGCCGGAGGCAATTATGTGCCGGACAGAGCCGGTTACGGCAGCCATGATGGATGCGGCTGGCCCGAATCTGAAGGTGATCGGTAAGCAGGGAGCAGGCCTTGACAATATCGATATCCCGGCAGCGACGGAGAGAGGCATCCGCGTGGTTTATGCACCCGGCCAGAACGCACAGTCTGTTGCAGAGCAGGCTGCTTTCTTAATGCTGGCGTGTGCCCGCCGCTATCAGTATGTAGATAAGCAGTTCCGTTCCGGAAATTATAAGGTTCGTTTCGGACTTGAGAATACATATGAGCTTCAGGGCAAGACCCTGGGACTTGTGGGCTGCGGAAGAATCGGCCGTATGCTTGCAACCATCGCAAAGTGCGGCTTCGGCATGAACGTGATCGGTTATGACCCGTTCCTGAAGCAGGATCAGCTTGGCGATCTGATCACTCTTGTGGAAAACCAGGATGAGGTATTCAAGCAGGCAGATTTCATCAGCCTTCATACGCCGCTGACGCCTGAGACGGAGCACAGCATCGGCATGAGAGAGTTCAAGCTCATGAAGCCGACGGCTTCCTTCATCAACGCGAGCCGCGGTGAGGTGGTTAATGAGGCAGAGTTAATCCAGGCGATGCAGGAGAATGTCATCAACTGCGCCGGCCTCGATGTTACCGAGAAGGAGCCGCTGCCGCTTGACAGCCCGTTATACAGCCTTGACAATGTAATCCTGACGCCGCACACGGCTGCAACGACGGAGCAGTCCGTCATCCGCTGCTGTGAGACGGTTGCAGAGGATATCTGCGCCGTTCTGGAAGGCAAGGATGCGAAGTTTGCTGCAAATAAATTTTAA
- a CDS encoding amidohydrolase, with translation MTCIIESAKALMPKLSKIRRDFHEYPEVSQHEVETAKKVAAYLKEIGCDEVIENVGGHGVVGVIKGTMPGKAVALRADMDALQIQEMNEVEYKSRNDGVMHACGHDNHMTGLIGAAELLCQRRDQIKGTVKLIFQPAEELSPIGGSREMLKSGYMDDVEAVYGLHVWPDLPHGKIGIKAGPLMAATDHFTITIHGKTAHGAKPDQGIDAVVLGAQFVMAAQTIVSRKVNPLDNAVVTFGIFNAGTRYNIIAGDCVLDGTVRTLNEETRDMVEESMRKLLDAICLQSGATADITYGRGYPALVNHEADAAMIKKTAVSLFGEEDVVDVKLPAMPAEDFSFYLLEKKGAFVWLGTAKEGEEPWPLHNSRFDVDEDILWRGAALLAQTAIDYLAEN, from the coding sequence ATGACGTGTATCATTGAATCGGCAAAGGCATTGATGCCGAAGCTTTCTAAGATCAGGAGAGATTTCCATGAGTACCCGGAGGTTTCTCAGCATGAGGTGGAGACAGCGAAAAAAGTCGCCGCATATTTAAAGGAAATCGGCTGCGATGAGGTCATTGAAAATGTGGGCGGACACGGTGTTGTCGGCGTAATCAAGGGAACCATGCCGGGCAAGGCTGTGGCGCTCCGCGCTGATATGGATGCGCTTCAGATCCAGGAGATGAATGAAGTGGAATATAAGTCCCGCAACGACGGCGTGATGCATGCATGCGGCCACGACAACCACATGACGGGGTTAATCGGGGCGGCAGAGCTTCTGTGCCAGAGACGGGATCAGATTAAGGGAACAGTCAAGCTGATTTTCCAGCCGGCAGAGGAGTTATCCCCCATCGGCGGATCCAGGGAGATGTTAAAGTCGGGGTATATGGATGACGTGGAGGCTGTTTACGGGCTTCATGTGTGGCCGGATCTTCCCCACGGGAAAATCGGAATCAAGGCAGGCCCGCTAATGGCTGCGACGGATCATTTCACGATCACGATCCACGGCAAGACGGCCCACGGCGCAAAGCCGGATCAGGGTATCGACGCCGTTGTTCTCGGCGCGCAGTTTGTTATGGCGGCCCAGACCATCGTCAGCAGGAAGGTGAACCCCCTTGACAACGCCGTTGTGACCTTCGGTATTTTCAATGCGGGAACCAGATACAATATCATTGCCGGCGACTGTGTGCTGGACGGCACGGTCCGTACCCTCAATGAGGAGACCAGGGATATGGTGGAGGAGTCCATGAGAAAGCTTCTCGACGCCATCTGTCTCCAGTCGGGCGCGACGGCCGACATCACTTACGGCCGCGGCTATCCGGCCCTTGTGAACCATGAGGCCGATGCGGCCATGATTAAGAAGACGGCCGTTTCCCTGTTCGGCGAGGAGGACGTTGTGGACGTGAAGCTTCCGGCCATGCCGGCAGAGGATTTCTCCTTCTATCTGTTGGAGAAGAAGGGCGCGTTCGTATGGCTCGGCACGGCGAAGGAGGGCGAAGAGCCCTGGCCGCTCCACAACAGCCGGTTTGACGTGGATGAGGACATCCTCTGGAGAGGAGCCGCTCTTCTGGCACAGACGGCCATTGATTATCTGGCAGAAAATTAA
- a CDS encoding threonine aldolase: MYSFTNDYSEGAHPRILEAMMNANLTQNVGYGLDAHSLAAAGTIRHLADAPDAAVHFVVGGTQTNLLLIAAALRPYQAVIAAATGHVNVHEAGAIEGTGHKVLALPTTTGKLTPEIIAPCLTEHCDEHMVQPKLVYISDSTELGTVYTKAELEALHHFCRLHGLMLYLDGARLGSALTSAPNDLTLKDLAALTDAFYIGGTKNGALLGEALVIQKDSLKEDFRFMMKNRGAMLAKGFLAGIQFEELFRDGLFFDLAAHANEMAAILRDGIRKAGYSFVSDSHTNLLFPILPDELVDKLGKDFTFERSQKPDDSHTVIRLVTSWATPEKAVRDFLSALA; the protein is encoded by the coding sequence ATGTACAGCTTTACAAACGATTACAGCGAAGGCGCCCATCCCAGGATACTGGAAGCCATGATGAACGCCAACCTGACCCAGAATGTTGGCTACGGCCTGGACGCCCACTCCCTTGCCGCAGCCGGCACCATCCGCCACCTTGCAGACGCGCCGGATGCCGCCGTCCACTTCGTCGTTGGCGGCACCCAGACAAACCTGCTTCTCATCGCAGCGGCGCTCCGCCCCTACCAGGCCGTCATCGCCGCTGCCACCGGCCACGTCAACGTCCATGAAGCCGGAGCTATCGAGGGCACCGGACACAAAGTCCTTGCGCTGCCGACGACCACCGGAAAGCTGACGCCGGAAATCATCGCGCCATGCCTGACCGAGCACTGCGATGAACACATGGTACAGCCAAAGCTTGTCTACATTTCCGACTCCACTGAGCTCGGCACCGTCTACACCAAGGCGGAGCTGGAGGCCCTTCACCATTTCTGCCGCCTCCACGGCCTCATGCTCTATCTGGACGGCGCCCGTTTAGGCTCTGCCCTGACCTCTGCGCCCAACGATCTGACCTTAAAGGATCTCGCAGCCTTAACCGACGCATTTTATATCGGCGGCACAAAAAACGGCGCCCTTCTCGGCGAAGCGCTCGTCATCCAAAAAGACAGCTTAAAGGAAGACTTCCGTTTCATGATGAAAAACCGCGGCGCCATGCTGGCAAAGGGTTTCCTCGCCGGCATCCAGTTTGAAGAACTGTTCCGGGACGGCCTCTTCTTCGACCTTGCTGCCCATGCCAACGAGATGGCTGCCATCCTGCGGGACGGGATCCGGAAGGCCGGGTATTCCTTTGTCTCGGATTCCCACACAAACCTTCTCTTCCCCATACTCCCCGACGAACTTGTTGATAAGCTCGGAAAAGACTTCACCTTCGAGCGGTCGCAAAAGCCCGATGACAGCCACACGGTCATCCGCCTCGTGACCTCCTGGGCCACGCCGGAAAAAGCTGTCCGCGACTTCCTCTCCGCTCTCGCTTAA
- a CDS encoding histidine phosphatase family protein — MKIYMIRHGETDWNRELRLQGREDVPLNAAGKIQAAVCGDALKGLGIQAVFTSPLSRARLTGEILAGRIGLDPGAVLAMDGLIERDLGEFSGKLIKDRQEYFSVSAGQDSCGMEPFEQVGIRMLRALSDLSKSGFSSVAAVSHGAAINVLLARLSNHTLGTGKTKLLNGGISLLEGSAAEGFSITVCNASPDEFRRIVSPWRP, encoded by the coding sequence ATGAAAATATACATGATCCGCCACGGCGAGACCGACTGGAACCGCGAGCTGCGCCTCCAGGGGCGCGAAGACGTGCCCTTAAACGCGGCCGGAAAAATCCAGGCTGCCGTCTGCGGGGATGCCTTAAAAGGCCTTGGCATCCAGGCCGTCTTCACAAGCCCCCTAAGCCGCGCCCGCCTCACCGGGGAAATCCTGGCCGGCCGCATCGGCCTGGATCCCGGAGCCGTCCTGGCCATGGACGGCCTCATCGAGCGTGACCTGGGCGAATTCTCCGGGAAACTCATCAAAGACCGGCAGGAATACTTCTCGGTCTCCGCCGGTCAGGACTCCTGCGGCATGGAGCCCTTCGAGCAGGTGGGCATCCGCATGCTTCGCGCCCTTTCAGACCTCTCAAAATCCGGCTTTTCCTCCGTGGCCGCCGTTTCCCACGGCGCAGCCATCAACGTCCTTCTTGCCAGGCTCTCCAACCACACGCTCGGCACCGGAAAGACAAAACTTCTAAACGGCGGCATCAGCCTCTTAGAGGGCAGCGCTGCCGAGGGCTTTTCCATCACCGTCTGCAACGCATCGCCGGACGAATTTCGCCGCATCGTCTCCCCTTGGCGTCCATAG
- a CDS encoding tRNA-dihydrouridine synthase, translated as MNIYFAPMEGITGYIYRRVHRNYYPGTAKYFTPFLAPGPQKGIGGRELRDVLPENNEGVPLVPQILTNRAEDFLKTAELLEGMGYREINLNLGCPSGTVAAKKKGSGFLAFPEELDSFFDAVFSGMEKRGSRQAVSVKTRIGKEDPGEFERLLEIFNRYPIAELIIHPRVQTDFYKNHPNMEAYRMAVNGSRNPVVYNGDLFTEADIRRHCADFPETKTLMLGRGFLMDPSLGEKACAGEGRCETAGARKEEERLSAFLDELCSQYAAVFSGDRNVLFKMKELWAYLEGHFPGEEKLLRKLKKAKSLEEYKSITKLLFSGAIQGAGQQEPSENTDFQ; from the coding sequence ATGAACATTTACTTTGCCCCGATGGAGGGGATCACAGGATACATCTACCGCCGCGTCCACAGGAACTATTATCCGGGCACTGCAAAGTATTTCACCCCGTTTCTCGCGCCAGGGCCGCAGAAGGGGATCGGGGGAAGGGAGCTTCGGGACGTGCTGCCGGAGAACAACGAGGGAGTCCCTCTTGTGCCGCAGATTCTCACGAACCGGGCGGAGGACTTCCTAAAAACGGCAGAGCTTTTAGAAGGCATGGGATACCGGGAAATCAATTTAAACCTGGGCTGCCCGTCGGGGACGGTGGCGGCAAAGAAAAAGGGTTCTGGCTTCCTGGCATTTCCGGAGGAACTGGATTCATTTTTTGACGCCGTCTTTTCCGGCATGGAAAAGCGGGGGAGCCGCCAGGCGGTTTCCGTAAAAACGCGGATCGGGAAAGAGGATCCCGGGGAGTTTGAAAGGCTTTTGGAAATCTTTAACAGGTACCCCATTGCGGAGTTAATCATCCATCCGCGCGTCCAGACGGATTTTTATAAAAACCATCCGAACATGGAGGCGTACAGAATGGCGGTGAACGGGAGCAGAAATCCTGTGGTTTATAACGGCGATTTGTTTACAGAAGCGGATATCCGCCGCCACTGTGCGGATTTTCCGGAGACGAAGACGCTGATGCTCGGCCGCGGTTTTCTCATGGATCCGTCGCTGGGGGAAAAGGCCTGCGCGGGCGAAGGCAGGTGCGAAACGGCCGGTGCACGGAAAGAGGAAGAACGGCTTTCGGCATTCCTGGACGAGCTTTGCAGCCAGTATGCCGCCGTATTTTCCGGGGACAGGAACGTGCTGTTTAAGATGAAGGAACTCTGGGCGTACTTAGAGGGACATTTTCCCGGTGAGGAAAAGCTTTTGAGGAAGTTAAAGAAGGCAAAAAGCCTGGAAGAATATAAGAGCATCACGAAGCTGCTGTTTTCCGGTGCCATTCAGGGTGCCGGACAGCAGGAACCTTCGGAAAATACAGATTTTCAGTGA
- the iadA gene encoding beta-aspartyl-peptidase: MYLIKNVHVFAPEDLGVMDLLIGGEKILKMAPGLPEVSEYGTEVIDGSGMAAFPGLIDAHVHILGGGGEGGARTRTPEIMLTDITMGGVTTVAGLLGTDGCTRTMTNLLAKAKGLEEEGITVYAYTGSYQVPVRTLTGNIMDDIILLDRVIGTGEIAIADHRSSQPTKEEFAKIIADTRVGGILSGKAGLVNIHMGDGKEQLSYLRYVLENTQIPASNMLPTHINRSTSLMADGIDYAKNCGGYIDLTTSSDPDFLEPDEVKASTGLKMALDAGVPADHVTFSSDGQGSLPVFGPDGSFQGLGVGKVSSMYRELCDAVLKDGVSLTDALKPVTSNPAFLLKLEQKGRLAEGADGDLVLADQKTLKLHTVMAKGRLMVSDGKALVRGTFER, encoded by the coding sequence ATGTATTTGATTAAAAATGTCCATGTCTTTGCGCCGGAAGATCTTGGTGTCATGGATCTGCTTATTGGCGGAGAAAAAATCCTTAAAATGGCGCCGGGACTTCCCGAGGTTTCGGAGTACGGTACAGAAGTGATCGACGGAAGCGGCATGGCCGCGTTTCCAGGCCTCATTGATGCCCATGTCCATATCCTGGGCGGCGGCGGAGAAGGCGGAGCCAGGACGCGGACGCCGGAAATCATGCTGACGGACATCACAATGGGAGGCGTTACCACAGTCGCCGGACTCCTGGGAACGGACGGCTGCACGCGTACCATGACAAACCTTCTTGCGAAGGCAAAGGGCCTTGAGGAAGAGGGCATTACGGTTTATGCCTATACTGGTTCCTACCAGGTGCCGGTGCGGACGCTGACCGGGAATATTATGGATGATATTATCCTTTTGGACCGCGTCATAGGAACCGGGGAAATCGCCATCGCCGATCACCGCTCTTCGCAGCCGACGAAGGAGGAATTCGCAAAGATTATTGCAGATACGCGGGTCGGAGGCATTCTCTCCGGAAAGGCCGGCCTCGTGAACATCCATATGGGAGACGGAAAGGAGCAGCTTTCCTATCTGCGCTATGTGCTGGAAAATACGCAGATTCCGGCATCCAACATGCTGCCGACCCATATCAACCGCAGCACGTCTTTGATGGCGGACGGCATCGACTATGCGAAGAACTGCGGCGGCTATATTGACCTGACTACCAGCTCAGATCCGGATTTCCTGGAGCCGGACGAGGTGAAGGCAAGCACCGGTCTTAAAATGGCTCTGGATGCAGGTGTGCCGGCCGATCATGTGACGTTTTCATCGGACGGACAGGGGAGTCTTCCTGTCTTCGGCCCTGACGGGAGCTTCCAGGGACTTGGCGTGGGAAAGGTATCGTCCATGTACCGGGAGCTGTGCGATGCCGTGTTAAAGGACGGCGTGTCCCTGACCGATGCGCTGAAGCCGGTTACATCGAATCCTGCATTCCTTTTGAAGCTGGAACAAAAGGGGCGGCTTGCAGAGGGGGCCGACGGGGATCTGGTTCTGGCGGATCAGAAAACTTTAAAGCTTCATACGGTCATGGCAAAGGGGCGCCTGATGGTTTCAGACGGAAAAGCCCTTGTCAGGGGAACCTTTGAGCGGTAA
- the yfcC gene encoding putative basic amino acid antiporter YfcC produces the protein MEKKKRQFSMPHTYIIIFFVILVAAVLTMFVPLGKYEQKEITYMDHGVEKTRTVLDPDSFTYVLDENGNKITKVAPLWGTEDHGGQGILNFVFEGMTVGDKNGTAVGIIAFILVVGGAFGIVLRTGAVDSGIMRVIALTNGREILLIPILMTLFSLGGAVFGMGEEAIPFVMILVPMFIAMGYDAVVGIMCSYVATQIGFGTSWQNPFSLAVAQGISGLPVMSGAWFRVPLWIIFTAISIIFTMRYAKKIKKNPKLSVAYESDEQYRKEFAANGQEMPPFTLGHKLVILTVAACMAWTIWGVVEKGYYIPEIASQFFVMGLVSGIIGVVFHLNGMRINDIATSFDKGAADLLGAAICVGMAQGIIIVLGGTSATDGTVLNTILHAISEGMQGFPPVISAWFMYIFQSVFNFFVVSGSGQAALTMPIMAPLADLVGIERQVAVLAFQLGDAFTNFIVPTSGCLLGALAAARLDWGKWAKFQIKFQAVLFVCASAAVVLGVLIGLS, from the coding sequence ATGGAAAAGAAAAAGAGGCAGTTTTCAATGCCGCATACTTACATCATCATTTTCTTTGTGATTTTGGTGGCGGCAGTCCTCACAATGTTTGTCCCACTGGGCAAATATGAGCAAAAAGAAATCACTTACATGGATCACGGCGTGGAAAAGACGAGAACGGTCCTGGATCCGGACAGCTTTACCTATGTTCTGGATGAAAACGGCAATAAGATCACGAAGGTTGCGCCGCTCTGGGGAACCGAGGATCACGGCGGACAGGGCATTTTGAACTTTGTTTTTGAAGGCATGACCGTCGGCGACAAAAACGGAACGGCCGTGGGCATCATCGCGTTTATCCTGGTGGTGGGCGGCGCCTTCGGCATTGTCCTTCGGACGGGAGCCGTGGACAGCGGCATCATGCGCGTGATTGCTCTGACAAACGGACGGGAAATCCTGCTGATTCCGATTCTTATGACTCTGTTTTCTTTGGGCGGAGCTGTGTTCGGAATGGGTGAGGAGGCAATCCCGTTTGTCATGATCCTTGTGCCCATGTTTATCGCCATGGGCTATGACGCTGTCGTGGGAATCATGTGTTCTTATGTGGCGACGCAGATCGGCTTCGGTACCTCCTGGCAGAATCCCTTCAGCCTCGCGGTTGCACAGGGAATCTCCGGACTCCCGGTCATGTCGGGTGCATGGTTCCGCGTGCCGCTGTGGATCATTTTTACGGCCATCAGCATTATTTTCACAATGCGCTATGCGAAGAAAATCAAGAAGAACCCGAAGCTGTCCGTCGCTTATGAATCAGACGAGCAGTACCGGAAGGAATTTGCGGCCAACGGACAGGAGATGCCGCCGTTTACCCTTGGTCACAAGCTGGTGATCCTGACGGTTGCAGCCTGCATGGCATGGACGATCTGGGGCGTTGTGGAAAAGGGATATTATATCCCGGAAATCGCTTCCCAGTTCTTCGTGATGGGCCTTGTGTCCGGCATCATCGGCGTTGTGTTCCATCTGAACGGCATGCGGATCAACGACATTGCCACCTCTTTTGACAAGGGCGCGGCAGACCTTCTGGGCGCAGCCATCTGTGTCGGAATGGCCCAGGGCATCATCATCGTCCTCGGCGGAACGAGCGCCACGGACGGCACGGTGCTCAACACGATCCTGCACGCCATCAGCGAGGGAATGCAGGGCTTCCCGCCGGTGATTTCCGCCTGGTTCATGTATATTTTCCAGTCGGTCTTCAACTTCTTTGTCGTTTCCGGTTCCGGACAGGCCGCCCTTACGATGCCGATCATGGCACCGCTTGCGGATCTGGTGGGAATCGAGCGTCAGGTGGCTGTTCTGGCTTTCCAGCTCGGCGACGCGTTTACAAACTTCATTGTCCCGACTTCCGGCTGTCTCCTCGGCGCCCTTGCGGCTGCCAGACTTGACTGGGGCAAATGGGCGAAGTTCCAGATTAAATTCCAGGCAGTGCTGTTTGTTTGTGCATCGGCAGCAGTGGTTCTCGGTGTGTTGATTGGGCTTTCGTAA
- a CDS encoding amidohydrolase, with amino-acid sequence MEHPTGQNTSFADHVWLHGNIYTEDQENPRAEALASRGQELVFVGTNEDAAAFIGPETYVHDLEGRTVVPGFIEGHMHLQSYGESLLTLPIRDRSKNEILAAVKEAAETTPAGQWILGGMGWNNEVWEDPSYPTKEELDAVSPNHPVMLPRMDGHMIWVNSMALSLCGITEKTPDPEGGEFFRRADGTLTGCAANAASEAIKRHIPAPDQEKRLRALLTAQERLLSYGVTSLNDMSTSWDNVCDIKKLLTDGQFKLRFHGALRGAIGKQADPKLHEYFLACPEVDLFDRHYTVRAVKFLADGSVGAQSACLFEDYSDRPGHRGTKMFTDEEFYEAVKEAASHHMQAITHAIGDAAIDQVLTVYARVLNEIPTPDHRFHIEHFQTVTGDSRERAKALGVIAGMQPTHAPNSASMALRRLGHDRASRAYAVGLVLRGLGMIAGGSDAPVAPPNPLDGIHSAVTRTNGRLEPEGGFFMENAISREDALKAYTVWGAYAQFTENQKGCLKAGMLADFAVLDGDLMTVPADELLNLHVLFTVIGGECVYSKKD; translated from the coding sequence ATGGAACATCCCACCGGACAGAACACATCATTTGCCGACCATGTATGGCTTCACGGAAACATTTACACGGAAGATCAGGAAAATCCCCGTGCCGAGGCACTTGCCTCCCGCGGGCAGGAGCTTGTCTTCGTCGGAACCAATGAGGACGCCGCCGCTTTCATCGGCCCCGAAACATACGTCCACGACCTTGAGGGAAGAACCGTCGTCCCCGGCTTTATCGAAGGCCACATGCATCTCCAGTCCTACGGCGAGAGCCTTTTGACGCTCCCCATCCGCGACCGCTCCAAAAACGAAATCCTGGCGGCCGTAAAGGAGGCGGCAGAGACCACGCCGGCCGGCCAGTGGATCTTAGGCGGCATGGGCTGGAACAATGAAGTCTGGGAGGACCCGTCCTATCCCACAAAAGAGGAGTTGGACGCTGTTTCCCCCAATCACCCTGTCATGCTTCCCCGCATGGACGGCCACATGATTTGGGTCAACAGCATGGCCCTCTCCCTCTGCGGCATCACCGAAAAGACGCCGGATCCCGAAGGCGGCGAGTTTTTCCGCCGGGCTGACGGGACGCTTACGGGCTGTGCCGCCAACGCCGCCAGCGAGGCCATAAAACGGCATATTCCCGCCCCGGATCAGGAAAAGCGGCTCCGTGCGCTCCTAACGGCCCAGGAACGCCTGCTCTCCTACGGAGTCACGAGCTTAAATGACATGTCTACCTCCTGGGACAACGTGTGCGATATCAAAAAACTTCTCACCGACGGGCAGTTTAAACTCCGCTTCCACGGCGCGCTTCGCGGAGCCATTGGGAAACAGGCGGATCCGAAGCTCCACGAATACTTCCTCGCCTGCCCGGAGGTGGATCTCTTCGACCGGCACTACACCGTCCGCGCCGTAAAATTCCTGGCAGACGGTTCCGTCGGCGCCCAGAGTGCCTGCCTCTTTGAGGATTACAGCGACCGCCCCGGCCACCGCGGGACAAAAATGTTTACGGACGAGGAATTTTATGAGGCCGTAAAAGAAGCCGCCTCCCACCATATGCAGGCCATCACCCATGCCATCGGCGACGCGGCCATCGACCAGGTTCTCACGGTCTATGCGCGTGTTTTAAACGAGATTCCAACACCAGACCACAGGTTCCATATCGAACACTTCCAGACCGTGACCGGAGACTCCAGGGAACGTGCCAAAGCCCTCGGCGTCATCGCTGGTATGCAGCCGACCCATGCGCCAAACAGCGCCTCCATGGCCTTAAGGCGTCTCGGCCATGACCGGGCCTCCCGCGCTTACGCCGTCGGCCTTGTCTTAAGAGGCCTTGGCATGATCGCCGGCGGCTCCGATGCGCCGGTGGCCCCGCCCAATCCCCTTGACGGAATCCATTCCGCCGTCACGCGGACCAACGGACGTCTCGAGCCAGAAGGCGGCTTCTTTATGGAGAACGCCATTTCCAGGGAAGACGCTTTAAAGGCCTACACCGTCTGGGGCGCCTATGCCCAGTTTACGGAAAACCAGAAGGGCTGTTTAAAAGCCGGCATGCTGGCTGACTTTGCCGTTCTCGATGGAGATCTCATGACCGTCCCGGCCGATGAGCTCCTCAACCTCCATGTCCTTTTCACCGTCATCGGCGGCGAGTGCGTGTACAGCAAAAAAGACTGA